In Bacillota bacterium, the sequence CGCCATGCGGATGGCCTCCTCGCGCGAGGCGCCGGCCAGCTCCACCATGTTCCGCACGGCGCGGTCCAGGGTGAGCGTGCTGCCCGCCAGCGTCCCGTCCTCCAGGCGGACGGCGCCCTCGCGCACCACCACGCGCCGCCCGGTGAACTCGTACTCGCCGTCCCCCAGCCCGGCCGCGGCGACGGCGTCGG encodes:
- a CDS encoding amidohydrolase family protein, translated to DAVAAAGLGDGEYEFTGRRVVVREGAVRLEDGTLAGSTLTLDRAVRNMVELAGASREEAIRMATWTPARIAGVAGRKGRIAPGLDADLVALDAEGGVAATWTRGRLAWRRDGSVEEAGA